Below is a window of Herminiimonas arsenicoxydans DNA.
GCAAAATCGCCTCTCCACTAGCAGCATCAAGACTGCACCTTTGCATCAATTCCGCTTCAGAGATAGGGCCCAGTATTCAACTGCGGCATCCTGATTCGCCTGCGCACCTTTAGAAGATGTATGTGAATTTCACTGGCTATCGAAAAATTGATATCCGGCGACGGGATGAGCTTGCTTGAACAAGCTGCCTACATCAAATAAAAAAACTGTGACACCAAAGAGGAAGACACATGTCCGCATTACAAAACTGCCGCTCCATGAGCATCACAAAAACTGGGCTTGCTCACCGCCAGCGCCATCCTGGGCATCGTCGTACTGACTGCGCTGTTTCTGATTTCTGAACGAAAACTGATACTGCAAGAACGAAAAAATAATGTGCGGCAGGTAGTAGAAGCCGCTCATGGCTTACTGACTCATTACCACGACCTCGCAAGCAAAGGCAGCTTGACCGATACGCAGGTGCAACAACAGGCGATGCAGGCGATCCCGATCTTTCGTCGCGTACCGAGGAACAGGCAAGCTCGCTGGAAGAAACAGCCTCATCGATGAAAGAGCTGACCTCGACCGTAAAACAGAATGCCGACAATGCACGGCAGGCCAATCAGCTCGCCGCGT
It encodes the following:
- a CDS encoding putative methyl accepting chemotaxis protein (part 1) (Evidence 3 : Function proposed based on presence of conserved amino acid motif, structural feature or limited homology; Product type pe : putative enzyme): MLTASAILGIVVLTALFLISERKLILQERKNNVRQVVEAAHGLLTHYHDLASKGSLTDTQVQQQAMQAIPIFRRVPRNRQARWKKQPHR